DNA from Deltaproteobacteria bacterium:
GCTCAGCAACACCTCGGGAATCCCAGTATGGTACGATGCTCGCCATCTACCGGCAGGGGCAACCATCGCAACACACCTAGCAACGGCAGTCACCCAGTGTCGTAGCCTGATTCTCGTCCTGTCTCCCTCTTCGATAAAGTCGGGATGGGTCAAAGAAGAATACGAGACCGCAATCAGCCAACGTACGAGATGGAAAGACTTTCGCATCATTCCCCTGCGGATTGAAGAGTGCGAAGTTCCCGGCTTTTTACAAACAACCAAATGGATTGATATACTGCACGGACAGGGCGATGCCAAAACGTATGGCCAATTCCTTGCTGACTTGTACTATGATGAGGTTGATCTCGAATTTGAAAAAACACGAGATATCTATGTCAGTCGCAGCTGGAAAGAGAGCGAGCGTCCGTTAGCCGATGCCATTTGTCAACGTCTCATGCAGGTCGGCTTTCGTTTGATTGGCGACGCCCAAGATCAAGCACAGTTCAGTGAAGAACGCATTACCTCGTTGCTCGCAAGCTGCGGAGGTGCCGTCGCCATTTTGCCAGACCGCGGCCAAGGCAAGACGTCCGCGTATATCCTCCAGGACTTACGC
Protein-coding regions in this window:
- a CDS encoding toll/interleukin-1 receptor domain-containing protein, translating into MADVSIHKRKFHTFLSHAHADKVVVDHLYDWLSNTSGIPVWYDARHLPAGATIATHLATAVTQCRSLILVLSPSSIKSGWVKEEYETAISQRTRWKDFRIIPLRIEECEVPGFLQTTKWIDILHGQGDAKTYGQFLADLYYDEVDLEFEKTRDIYVSRSWKESERPLADAICQRLMQVGFRLIGDAQDQAQFSEERITSLLASCGGAVAILPDRGQGKTSAYILQDLRLRTTSIILGI